The following coding sequences are from one Arachis hypogaea cultivar Tifrunner chromosome 7, arahy.Tifrunner.gnm2.J5K5, whole genome shotgun sequence window:
- the LOC114924207 gene encoding probable LRR receptor-like serine/threonine-protein kinase At3g47570 isoform X2 has product MRKPKKLPFLPSLEHKYLRVSYGELHQATNGFSSSNLVGTGSFGSVYRGTLVHFERPVAVKVLNLQTRGASKSFMAECKALGKIKHRNLINILTCCSSVDYKGDDFKAIVFEFMPNGSLETLLHHTIEDSESTNPSLNLMQRVNIALDVAFALDYLHNDLEEAVVHCDIKPSNILLDDDMVAHLGDFGLARLVHGVASHSSSDKGSSSVIKGTIGYVPPGAYW; this is encoded by the exons ATGAGGAAGCCCAAGAAGTTACCTTTTTTACCATCATTGGAACATAAGTACTTGAGGGTTTCTTATGGAGAGCTACATCAAGCAACAAATGGATTTTCTTCATCCAATTTAGTTGGCACAGGAAGTTTTGGTTCTGTGTATAGAGGAACCCTTGTTCATTTTGAGAGACCTGTTGCCGTGAAAGTGTTGAACCTTCAAACACGCGGCGCATCAAAGAGTTTCATGGCCGAATGCAAAGCTCTAGGAAAAATCAAGCACAGAAACCTTATCAACATATTGACTTGTTGTTCAAGTGTTGATTACAAAGGGGATGATTTCAAGGCCATAGTGTTTGAGTTCATGCCTAATGGGAGTCTAGAAACCTTGTTACACCACACTATTGAAGATAGCGAGTCAACAAATCCAAGTCTCAACCTGATGCAAAGAGTAAATATTGCTCTTGATGTAGCTTTTGCATTGGATTACCTTCACAATGATTTAGAGGAAGCTGTAGTTCATTGTGATATAAAGCCAAGCAATATTTTACTTGATGATGACATGGTTGCCCACTTGGGAGACTTTGGATTAGCTAGGCTTGTTCATGGTGTCGCAAGCCACTCTAGCAGTGATAAAGGAAGTTCCTCAGTAATCAAGGGAACCATCGGATATGTTCCACCAG gggcatattggtga
- the LOC114924207 gene encoding probable LRR receptor-like serine/threonine-protein kinase At3g47570 isoform X1: protein MRKPKKLPFLPSLEHKYLRVSYGELHQATNGFSSSNLVGTGSFGSVYRGTLVHFERPVAVKVLNLQTRGASKSFMAECKALGKIKHRNLINILTCCSSVDYKGDDFKAIVFEFMPNGSLETLLHHTIEDSESTNPSLNLMQRVNIALDVAFALDYLHNDLEEAVVHCDIKPSNILLDDDMVAHLGDFGLARLVHGVASHSSSDKGSSSVIKGTIGYVPPDSRLYFINY, encoded by the exons ATGAGGAAGCCCAAGAAGTTACCTTTTTTACCATCATTGGAACATAAGTACTTGAGGGTTTCTTATGGAGAGCTACATCAAGCAACAAATGGATTTTCTTCATCCAATTTAGTTGGCACAGGAAGTTTTGGTTCTGTGTATAGAGGAACCCTTGTTCATTTTGAGAGACCTGTTGCCGTGAAAGTGTTGAACCTTCAAACACGCGGCGCATCAAAGAGTTTCATGGCCGAATGCAAAGCTCTAGGAAAAATCAAGCACAGAAACCTTATCAACATATTGACTTGTTGTTCAAGTGTTGATTACAAAGGGGATGATTTCAAGGCCATAGTGTTTGAGTTCATGCCTAATGGGAGTCTAGAAACCTTGTTACACCACACTATTGAAGATAGCGAGTCAACAAATCCAAGTCTCAACCTGATGCAAAGAGTAAATATTGCTCTTGATGTAGCTTTTGCATTGGATTACCTTCACAATGATTTAGAGGAAGCTGTAGTTCATTGTGATATAAAGCCAAGCAATATTTTACTTGATGATGACATGGTTGCCCACTTGGGAGACTTTGGATTAGCTAGGCTTGTTCATGGTGTCGCAAGCCACTCTAGCAGTGATAAAGGAAGTTCCTCAGTAATCAAGGGAACCATCGGATATGTTCCACCAG atagtaggttatatttcattaattattaa